A genome region from Pseudomonas sp. S06B 330 includes the following:
- the ada gene encoding bifunctional DNA-binding transcriptional regulator/O6-methylguanine-DNA methyltransferase Ada: MSQGKPLISESDPRWQAILARDPAADHAFVYAVRTTGVYCRPSSSSRLPRIDNVELFDTAAQAEAAGYRPSKRRGADQTLIAEQHRAHVTHACQLIENAESAPSLKQLAEQLNMSPFHFHRVFKAITGVTPKAYASAHRASKVRHQLQHSSTITDALYEAGFNSNSRFYESSNARLGMTPGTYRDGGANTDIRFAIGQCSLGAILVAQSARGICAILLGDDPQALLHDLQDKFPKANLLGGDSEFETLVAKVVGLIEVPGIGLNLPLDLRGTAFQERVWQALRNIPAGSTASYAEIAQRIGSPKAVRAVAQACAANALAVAIPCHRVVRSDGNLSGYRWGIERKRQLLERERQ, encoded by the coding sequence ATGAGCCAAGGCAAACCCCTCATCAGCGAATCTGACCCCCGCTGGCAAGCGATTCTGGCCCGTGACCCGGCTGCCGACCATGCGTTTGTCTATGCCGTGCGTACCACTGGCGTGTACTGCCGACCAAGCAGCAGCTCGCGCCTGCCACGGATCGACAACGTCGAATTGTTCGACACTGCCGCGCAAGCTGAAGCCGCCGGCTATCGTCCGAGCAAACGCCGCGGGGCCGACCAGACCTTGATCGCCGAACAGCATCGGGCCCACGTCACCCATGCCTGCCAGTTGATCGAGAACGCCGAGTCAGCGCCCAGCCTCAAGCAACTGGCCGAGCAACTGAACATGAGCCCGTTCCACTTTCACCGGGTGTTCAAAGCGATCACCGGGGTTACGCCCAAGGCCTATGCCTCAGCACACCGGGCAAGCAAGGTGCGCCACCAATTACAGCACTCCAGCACGATTACCGACGCCCTGTATGAAGCGGGATTCAACTCCAACAGCCGCTTTTACGAATCCAGTAATGCACGTCTGGGCATGACCCCGGGCACTTACCGCGATGGCGGTGCCAATACCGATATCCGCTTTGCCATTGGCCAGTGTTCGTTGGGTGCCATTCTCGTTGCGCAAAGTGCACGGGGCATCTGCGCGATCCTGCTCGGCGATGATCCGCAGGCATTACTGCACGACTTACAAGACAAGTTTCCCAAGGCCAACTTGCTCGGTGGCGACAGTGAGTTCGAAACCCTGGTAGCCAAAGTGGTGGGCTTGATTGAAGTACCGGGAATCGGTCTGAATTTGCCCCTGGACCTGCGCGGCACAGCGTTTCAGGAACGGGTCTGGCAGGCGTTACGCAACATCCCGGCCGGCAGCACCGCCAGCTACGCCGAAATCGCTCAACGGATTGGCTCACCCAAGGCGGTGCGCGCGGTGGCCCAGGCCTGTGCGGCCAACGCCCTGGCAGTAGCCATTCCCTGTCATCGGGTGGTACGCAGCGACGGCAACCTTTCGGGTTACCGCTGGGGCATTGAGCGTAAACGTCAGCTACTGGAGCGCGAACGCCAATAA
- a CDS encoding DUF2790 domain-containing protein — MKSLLVLALVGVSSFALADEVKLASAQAVVEQYDYSTNLDIAKVISLSTIPNVCEVVPATMVYEDHQGQRHTLEYRAMGNGCTNG; from the coding sequence ATGAAAAGTTTACTTGTTCTTGCGCTTGTCGGTGTTTCTTCTTTTGCGCTTGCAGATGAAGTTAAACTTGCCAGTGCTCAGGCAGTGGTTGAACAGTATGATTATTCGACCAACTTGGATATTGCCAAGGTGATCAGTTTGTCGACTATTCCTAATGTCTGTGAAGTAGTGCCGGCAACCATGGTGTATGAAGACCACCAAGGTCAGCGCCATACCCTTGAGTATCGCGCCATGGGTAATGGGTGCACCAACGGCTGA
- a CDS encoding GNAT family N-acetyltransferase, with translation MNALRYCPLTDAERPLLNKFYKSQGSPMRAAAQAQLWVARAEEIVAALCLSPQADGYWLTGLWVAERCRGQQIARQLIEAALQRNDGTIWLFCHPDLTHFYQQQGFSPCPGPPAALAERLARYQRSKPLLAMFRPQSSLAGSSPGNSTSV, from the coding sequence GTGAACGCCTTACGCTACTGCCCGCTAACCGACGCCGAACGGCCGCTATTGAATAAATTCTACAAAAGCCAGGGTTCGCCTATGCGCGCGGCCGCTCAAGCGCAGCTCTGGGTCGCCCGGGCCGAGGAAATCGTAGCGGCGTTATGCTTGAGCCCACAGGCCGACGGCTATTGGCTGACCGGGTTATGGGTGGCTGAACGCTGCCGAGGGCAACAGATTGCCCGGCAGTTGATTGAGGCTGCGCTGCAACGCAATGACGGGACTATCTGGTTGTTCTGCCATCCTGACCTGACGCACTTCTACCAACAGCAAGGGTTCAGCCCTTGCCCAGGCCCGCCCGCTGCATTGGCCGAGCGCCTGGCTCGTTACCAACGCAGCAAACCGCTACTGGCAATGTTCCGACCTCAGTCGTCGCTGGCCGGATCCAGCCCAGGAAACAGCACCTCGGTGTAG
- the def gene encoding peptide deformylase yields MIRDILKMGDERLLRIAPPVPPQLVGSVELEQLIADMFETMRHVGGVGLAAPQIGVDLQLVIFGFERSERYPDAEPVPHTILLNPLITPLGSEVEDGWEGCLSVPGLRGVVPRFRRIRYEGIDPQGQVIDRLAEGFHARVVQHECDHLIGRLYPSRIHDFSKFGYTEVLFPGLDPASDD; encoded by the coding sequence ATGATTCGTGACATCCTGAAAATGGGCGATGAGCGCTTGTTGCGCATCGCCCCACCGGTTCCGCCGCAGTTGGTGGGCAGTGTCGAACTGGAGCAGTTGATTGCTGATATGTTCGAGACCATGCGCCATGTCGGGGGCGTTGGCCTGGCCGCGCCGCAGATTGGTGTTGATCTGCAGTTGGTGATTTTTGGCTTTGAACGCAGCGAGCGTTACCCCGATGCCGAGCCGGTGCCGCACACCATCTTGCTCAACCCGTTGATCACACCGTTAGGCAGCGAAGTCGAAGATGGCTGGGAAGGTTGCCTGTCGGTGCCGGGCTTGCGCGGTGTGGTGCCGCGTTTTCGGCGTATTCGCTATGAGGGCATCGATCCCCAGGGGCAGGTGATTGACCGCCTCGCCGAAGGCTTTCATGCGCGGGTGGTGCAGCATGAATGCGATCACCTGATCGGGCGCCTGTACCCTTCGCGGATCCATGACTTTAGTAAGTTTGGCTACACCGAGGTGCTGTTTCCTGGGCTGGATCCGGCCAGCGACGACTGA
- a CDS encoding YihY/virulence factor BrkB family protein, with product MIFPDLRGLPLHRVLVRTVKEFLDDEMSTYASALAYQMLFSLFPFLLFLIALIGFLHLPDFFSWLRLQSELVLPPQALEQVNPVIDQLQQSKGGLLSVGIFIALWTASAGVRLMMSAMNAAYDVVEGRPVWKRIPLSVIYTVGIAGMLLAAAALMVLGPQVMEWIASQIGMQEFIVTLWTVLRWPAIIILMMVAVALIYYVMPDVKQEFRFITPGSVLAVVVWIVASLGFGYYVKTFADYNAMYGSIGAIIVLLLYFYISAAVLLLGAEMNAVIEHMSNEGKNPGEKEAGEQVVEHEKKHVSGLGRDHSHDHSDLSEDQPVSRTSHDS from the coding sequence ATGATTTTCCCCGACCTGCGCGGCTTGCCGTTGCATCGTGTGCTGGTGCGCACTGTCAAAGAGTTTCTCGATGATGAGATGTCGACCTATGCCTCGGCACTGGCTTACCAGATGCTGTTCTCGCTGTTTCCCTTCCTGCTGTTCCTGATAGCGCTGATTGGCTTTCTGCACCTGCCTGATTTTTTCTCGTGGTTACGCCTGCAGTCGGAGTTGGTATTGCCACCCCAGGCCTTGGAGCAGGTCAACCCGGTGATTGATCAATTGCAGCAGTCCAAGGGCGGCTTGCTTTCAGTGGGTATTTTCATTGCCTTGTGGACTGCGTCGGCGGGCGTACGGCTGATGATGAGCGCAATGAATGCGGCCTACGATGTGGTCGAAGGCCGACCAGTGTGGAAGCGCATTCCGTTGTCGGTCATTTATACCGTGGGTATCGCCGGCATGCTGTTGGCGGCGGCGGCGTTGATGGTGCTTGGGCCGCAAGTCATGGAGTGGATTGCCTCGCAGATTGGTATGCAGGAGTTTATCGTTACCTTGTGGACGGTATTGCGCTGGCCAGCGATCATTATTCTGATGATGGTGGCGGTGGCGTTGATCTACTATGTGATGCCAGATGTTAAGCAGGAGTTTCGCTTTATTACACCGGGGTCGGTATTGGCGGTGGTGGTATGGATTGTTGCCTCGTTAGGCTTTGGTTATTACGTCAAAACCTTCGCTGACTACAATGCCATGTATGGCAGTATCGGTGCGATTATTGTCTTGCTGTTGTATTTTTATATTTCTGCCGCGGTGCTGTTGCTGGGGGCGGAAATGAATGCAGTGATTGAGCATATGTCCAACGAAGGCAAGAATCCCGGTGAAAAAGAAGCCGGTGAGCAGGTCGTTGAACATGAGAAAAAACATGTGTCCGGGTTGGGGCGCGATCATTCGCACGATCACTCGGACTTGTCTGAAGATCAACCCGTGAGCCGCACATCCCATGATTCGTGA
- a CDS encoding CsbD family protein has protein sequence MSGTKDKVKGMANEAVGNIKQGVGKATDNERLRAEGELQERKGEAQQVVGKVKDALKKP, from the coding sequence ATGAGTGGCACCAAAGACAAAGTCAAAGGCATGGCCAACGAAGCGGTTGGGAACATCAAGCAAGGCGTCGGTAAAGCCACCGACAATGAGCGGCTACGCGCCGAGGGTGAGCTGCAAGAACGCAAAGGTGAAGCCCAGCAAGTGGTCGGTAAGGTCAAAGATGCTCTGAAAAAGCCTTGA
- a CDS encoding CvfB family protein: MALVGRYNSLQIVKHTDFGLYLDGGADGEILLPNRYIPKDTPTEVEDWLNVFVYLDSEDKLIATTEKTKLQVGEFASLKVKEINSIGIFLDWGLPKDLLMPYSEEKRQMRQGEYCVVHAYLDKRTRRITATARLDRYLDKVPANYATGQEVDLLVVEETPMGFKAIINNKHWGLIHKNEVFKFLRSGKQEKGYIKELRSDGKIALSLQPMGQDLANSLNDKILAKLKDANGVLPVSDKSDPQLISDLFGVSKGNFKKAIGALYKDGRIVIHADRIELV, encoded by the coding sequence ATGGCTTTAGTTGGGCGTTACAACAGTTTGCAAATCGTGAAACACACGGACTTCGGCCTGTACCTGGACGGCGGCGCGGATGGCGAAATCCTCCTGCCCAACCGCTACATCCCCAAGGACACGCCCACCGAGGTCGAAGATTGGCTGAACGTCTTTGTCTACCTGGACAGTGAAGACAAGCTGATCGCCACCACCGAAAAGACCAAACTGCAGGTCGGCGAATTCGCCAGCCTCAAGGTCAAGGAAATCAACAGTATCGGCATCTTCCTCGACTGGGGCCTGCCCAAGGACCTGTTGATGCCGTACTCCGAAGAAAAGCGCCAGATGCGTCAGGGTGAGTACTGCGTCGTGCATGCCTACCTGGACAAGCGAACCCGGCGGATCACCGCCACGGCGCGACTGGACCGCTACCTGGACAAGGTGCCGGCCAACTACGCGACCGGTCAGGAAGTTGATCTGCTGGTGGTCGAAGAAACCCCGATGGGCTTCAAGGCGATTATCAACAACAAGCACTGGGGCTTGATCCACAAGAACGAGGTGTTCAAGTTCCTGCGTTCGGGCAAGCAGGAGAAAGGTTACATCAAGGAGCTGCGCAGCGACGGCAAGATTGCCTTGAGCCTGCAGCCGATGGGTCAGGACCTTGCCAATAGCCTCAACGACAAGATCCTGGCCAAGCTCAAGGACGCCAACGGCGTACTACCGGTCAGCGACAAGAGCGATCCGCAACTGATCAGCGATCTGTTCGGGGTCAGCAAAGGTAACTTCAAGAAGGCCATCGGTGCCTTGTACAAGGATGGCCGTATCGTCATCCACGCTGACCGCATCGAACTGGTCTGA
- a CDS encoding DUF6279 family lipoprotein — protein MYACLRKYLRPLLLLVLSALLVLSCSRIDLAYRNLDVLVPWSLNDYLNMNRQQKTWLNQRLKQHLAWHCRTQLPGYVAWIEEVRQMVANDQITEQQLQVRTQEAKQAIAKVADQITPSAAQLLRAMDDEQVREMRQAFAEDISERQAKYVETPLARQIERRAERMEKRLTPWLGELSAQQRLRIMTWSQSLGEQNRQWIANRANWQAHFSAAMEQRNSDSFELQLTRLLKDRDSLWTPEYRLTTQRAEAAARKLLVDLMAQSSEQQRQHLEHKLDQVRKDFSALKCIQA, from the coding sequence ATGTACGCCTGCCTGCGCAAGTACCTGCGTCCCCTGCTACTGCTGGTGCTCTCGGCCCTGCTGGTGCTGTCCTGCAGCCGCATCGACCTGGCTTATCGCAACCTCGACGTGCTGGTGCCGTGGTCGCTCAACGACTACCTGAACATGAACCGCCAGCAGAAGACCTGGCTCAACCAGCGCCTCAAACAGCACCTGGCCTGGCATTGCCGCACACAACTGCCGGGGTACGTGGCCTGGATCGAAGAAGTCCGACAGATGGTCGCCAACGATCAGATCACCGAGCAGCAACTGCAAGTTCGCACGCAGGAGGCGAAACAGGCCATCGCCAAAGTGGCGGACCAGATCACCCCTTCTGCGGCGCAATTGCTGCGGGCGATGGACGATGAACAAGTGCGCGAGATGCGTCAGGCCTTCGCTGAGGACATTAGTGAGCGTCAGGCCAAGTATGTAGAGACGCCGCTGGCGCGGCAGATCGAGCGCCGTGCCGAGCGCATGGAAAAACGCCTGACCCCCTGGCTCGGCGAGCTGAGCGCGCAGCAACGGTTGCGAATCATGACCTGGTCGCAAAGCCTGGGCGAACAGAATCGTCAGTGGATCGCCAACCGGGCCAACTGGCAGGCGCACTTTAGCGCCGCCATGGAACAGCGCAACAGTGACAGCTTCGAGCTGCAACTGACGCGCTTGCTCAAAGACCGTGACAGCCTATGGACCCCGGAATATCGCCTGACCACCCAACGCGCCGAAGCGGCAGCACGCAAGTTGCTGGTCGACCTGATGGCGCAGAGCAGCGAACAACAGCGCCAGCACCTGGAACATAAGCTGGACCAGGTGCGCAAGGATTTCAGTGCGTTGAAGTGCATACAGGCGTAG
- the aceK gene encoding bifunctional isocitrate dehydrogenase kinase/phosphatase: MPQHWPAADIARMILDGFDDYREHFRQITIGARERFELAQWQQTQSASAARINLYEEKVSEVSAWLHDAFAEDLLLDVAQWPLVKSAYIGLIDPRLDDELSETWYNSIFCSLFSHDLISDGCMFIHTTRPSLRSHERAAQTRTYRPQGSLASVLAQIFADYCFDVPYGDLHGDLTRLEVQLRGHLPDWVCKDPALAVELFSPVLYRNKGAYLVGRLYTQDEQWPLVIPLLHREGHGIEIDALITDEAEVSIIFSFTRSYFMVDVPVPADFVSFLKRILPGKHIAELYTSIGFYKHGKSEFYRALINHLASTDDRFIMAPGVRGMVMSVFTLPGFNTVFKIIKDRFSPSKSVDRATVIEKYRLVKSVDRVGRMADTQEFSDFRFPLSKFEPECLAELLDVAPSTVAVEGDTVLVRHCWTERRMTPLNLYLENANDAQVREALEDYGLAIKQLAAANIFPGDMLLKNFGVTRHGRVVFYDYDEICFLTEVNFRYIPPPRYPEDEMSGEPWYSIGPLDVFPEEFPPFLFADSGQRRLFSQLHGELYDADYWKSLQEAIRGGKVIDVFPYRRKAR; the protein is encoded by the coding sequence ATGCCCCAGCACTGGCCGGCCGCCGATATCGCCCGGATGATCCTCGATGGCTTCGATGATTACCGTGAGCATTTTCGCCAGATTACCATCGGCGCCCGTGAGCGATTTGAACTCGCGCAGTGGCAACAGACCCAGAGCGCTTCAGCGGCGCGGATCAACCTCTACGAGGAAAAGGTCAGCGAAGTCAGTGCTTGGCTGCACGATGCCTTTGCCGAAGACCTGTTGTTGGATGTGGCGCAGTGGCCGTTGGTCAAGAGCGCTTATATTGGCCTGATCGACCCGCGCCTGGACGATGAGTTGTCGGAGACCTGGTACAACTCGATCTTCTGCAGCCTGTTCAGCCATGACCTGATCAGCGACGGTTGCATGTTCATTCATACCACCCGGCCCTCGCTGCGCAGCCATGAACGTGCAGCGCAAACCCGTACCTATCGACCGCAGGGCAGCCTGGCCAGTGTGCTGGCGCAGATTTTCGCCGACTATTGCTTTGATGTGCCTTATGGTGATCTGCACGGCGACCTGACTCGTCTTGAAGTACAGTTGCGTGGGCATCTGCCGGACTGGGTGTGTAAGGACCCGGCGCTAGCCGTGGAGTTGTTTTCACCGGTGCTGTACCGCAACAAGGGCGCCTATCTGGTCGGACGCCTCTATACCCAGGATGAGCAATGGCCGTTGGTGATCCCGTTGCTGCACCGCGAAGGCCACGGTATCGAGATTGATGCGTTGATCACCGACGAAGCCGAGGTGTCGATCATCTTTTCCTTCACCCGTTCCTATTTCATGGTCGATGTGCCGGTGCCTGCTGACTTTGTCAGCTTCCTCAAACGCATCCTGCCGGGCAAGCACATTGCCGAGCTGTACACCTCGATCGGCTTCTACAAACACGGTAAATCGGAGTTTTACCGCGCCCTGATCAACCACCTGGCCAGCACCGATGATCGCTTCATCATGGCGCCGGGTGTGCGTGGCATGGTCATGAGCGTGTTCACCCTGCCGGGCTTCAACACCGTGTTCAAGATCATCAAGGACCGCTTCTCGCCGTCCAAGAGTGTTGACCGGGCCACCGTGATAGAGAAGTACCGGCTGGTGAAAAGCGTCGATCGGGTCGGGCGCATGGCGGATACCCAGGAGTTTTCCGACTTCCGCTTCCCCTTGAGCAAGTTTGAGCCCGAGTGCCTCGCCGAACTGTTGGACGTTGCGCCTTCGACAGTCGCGGTGGAAGGTGACACCGTGCTGGTGCGCCACTGCTGGACCGAGCGGCGTATGACTCCGCTCAACCTCTATCTGGAGAACGCCAACGATGCCCAAGTGCGTGAGGCCCTCGAAGATTATGGTCTGGCGATCAAACAACTGGCAGCGGCGAATATCTTTCCCGGTGACATGTTGCTGAAGAACTTCGGCGTCACCCGTCATGGGCGGGTAGTGTTCTACGATTATGACGAAATTTGCTTTCTTACTGAGGTCAACTTCCGTTACATCCCGCCGCCGCGTTATCCGGAGGACGAAATGTCCGGAGAACCGTGGTACTCAATTGGGCCGCTCGATGTGTTCCCTGAGGAGTTTCCACCGTTTCTGTTCGCCGACAGTGGCCAGCGCCGGCTGTTCAGTCAGTTGCATGGCGAGTTGTACGATGCGGATTACTGGAAAAGCCTGCAGGAGGCGATTCGTGGCGGCAAGGTGATTGATGTGTTCCCGTACCGGCGCAAGGCGCGGTGA
- a CDS encoding DMT family transporter, which yields MSPIAVTRLLILAAVWGASFLFMRIIAPVLGTVPTAFFRVSIACLGLLVILALLRVRWDFNGKLKACLVLGMINSGIPATLYSVAAQVLPAGYSAIFNATTPLMGVLIGALFFREPMTLAKLSGIFLGLLGVGILSGAGPVAFDQQLLQGALSCLAATICYGFAGFLARRWLDHQGGLDSRLSALGSMMGATLLLLPLFGYSVISQPPTSWGGWEVWLSLLGLGLVCTAFAYILYFRLLSEIGPVKASTVTFMIPAFGVLWGAWLLDEPLSMAHLYGGLLIAVALWLVLKPAK from the coding sequence ATGAGCCCCATCGCTGTCACCCGCTTATTAATACTTGCCGCTGTCTGGGGGGCCAGCTTTCTCTTCATGCGCATCATCGCGCCAGTGCTGGGCACCGTGCCAACCGCCTTCTTCCGGGTGTCGATTGCCTGCCTGGGCTTGCTGGTGATTCTCGCTCTGCTGCGAGTGCGCTGGGATTTCAACGGCAAACTCAAAGCCTGCCTGGTGCTGGGCATGATCAACTCAGGGATTCCGGCAACGCTCTATTCGGTAGCGGCCCAGGTGTTGCCGGCCGGTTACTCGGCCATCTTCAATGCCACCACACCGCTGATGGGCGTGTTGATTGGCGCCCTGTTCTTTCGCGAACCGATGACCCTGGCCAAGCTCAGTGGCATTTTTCTTGGATTGTTAGGGGTCGGCATTCTCAGCGGTGCGGGCCCGGTAGCGTTCGACCAACAACTGCTGCAAGGCGCTCTTTCGTGCCTGGCGGCGACCATCTGCTACGGTTTTGCCGGCTTCCTCGCGCGGCGTTGGCTTGACCACCAGGGCGGCCTTGATAGCCGACTGTCGGCACTGGGCAGCATGATGGGGGCGACCTTGTTGCTGTTACCGCTGTTCGGTTACAGCGTGATAAGCCAGCCACCCACCAGTTGGGGCGGTTGGGAGGTATGGCTGTCGTTGCTGGGCCTGGGCCTGGTGTGTACAGCGTTTGCCTACATCCTCTATTTCCGTCTGCTCAGCGAAATCGGCCCGGTCAAGGCCAGTACCGTGACCTTTATGATCCCGGCATTTGGTGTGCTGTGGGGGGCCTGGCTGCTGGATGAGCCGTTGTCGATGGCGCACTTGTATGGTGGGCTGTTGATTGCCGTGGCGTTGTGGCTGGTGCTCAAGCCGGCTAAATAA
- a CDS encoding DMT family transporter, translating to MFALSKESVASAATTSLFVLLWSSGAIVSKLGLAHASPFAFLLMRAALALCGLLLLAPLLKLRWPRGRTAVLQALATGAVLLGAYQIFYLLALNTQVTPGVMATVMGVQPILTVVLMERQRSWSRVFGLCLGLSGLIMVVFQGINLGGVSLLGMLFALLALASMTFGSIMQKRITSNPMGTLPLQYIAALLMCAVFAPFQPLQVELTTSFVGALLWMSLVVSLLATLLLYRLIARGNLVNVTSLFYLVPAVTAVMDYLIFGNRLAALSLLGMGLIVVGLLFVFRKPAIGAGQFQAE from the coding sequence ATGTTTGCTCTCTCGAAAGAATCCGTGGCCTCGGCGGCCACCACCAGCCTGTTTGTCCTGCTCTGGAGTAGCGGGGCGATTGTCTCAAAGCTGGGGCTGGCCCATGCCAGTCCCTTTGCCTTTTTACTGATGCGTGCTGCGTTGGCGCTGTGCGGGCTGTTGCTGCTCGCACCGCTGCTCAAGTTGCGCTGGCCACGTGGACGCACGGCGGTGCTACAGGCACTGGCCACCGGTGCGGTGCTGCTCGGCGCCTACCAGATCTTCTATCTTCTGGCACTCAACACTCAGGTCACTCCCGGTGTCATGGCCACGGTCATGGGCGTACAACCAATCCTCACCGTGGTGCTGATGGAGCGCCAGCGTTCCTGGAGCCGCGTGTTCGGATTGTGTCTGGGGTTGAGCGGGCTGATCATGGTGGTCTTTCAGGGCATCAATCTAGGCGGGGTTTCCCTGCTGGGGATGCTCTTTGCGCTGTTGGCGCTGGCGAGCATGACCTTCGGTTCGATCATGCAAAAACGCATCACCAGCAATCCCATGGGCACTCTGCCGTTGCAGTACATTGCCGCGCTGCTGATGTGTGCGGTATTTGCGCCGTTCCAGCCATTGCAGGTGGAATTAACCACGAGCTTCGTCGGCGCGTTGTTGTGGATGAGCCTGGTGGTGTCGTTGCTGGCGACGTTGCTGTTGTACCGCCTGATCGCTCGCGGCAACCTGGTCAATGTCACCAGCTTGTTCTACTTGGTGCCGGCGGTGACGGCAGTCATGGACTACCTGATCTTCGGCAACCGTCTGGCGGCGCTGAGCCTGTTGGGCATGGGCTTGATTGTGGTTGGCCTGCTGTTTGTCTTCCGTAAGCCAGCGATTGGCGCTGGGCAGTTTCAGGCAGAGTGA
- a CDS encoding aspartyl/asparaginyl beta-hydroxylase domain-containing protein, whose translation MSFSFVAKAGVLLLFFGSTLFVHLRGKTRLPMLRQFVNHSALFAPYNALMYLFSGVPSKPYLDRERFPELDVLKDNWEVIREEAMHLFDEGYIRAAEKDNDAGFGSFFKKGWKRFYLKWYDKALPSAEALCPKTVELVNSIPNVKGAMFALLPGGSHLNPHRDPFGGSLRYHLGLSTPNSDNCRIYVDGQAYAWRDGEDVMFDETYVHWVKNETETTRVILFCDVERPLNSPWMTRINRKVSAFLGRATAPQNTDDERVGGINQAYAWSKRFSNVISSQVKQFKRANPKAYRVLRPVLAGVVAYLLYRWLF comes from the coding sequence ATGAGCTTTTCCTTTGTCGCCAAGGCAGGTGTATTGCTGTTGTTTTTTGGCAGTACGCTGTTTGTCCACCTGCGCGGCAAGACGCGTTTGCCTATGCTGCGCCAGTTCGTCAACCATTCGGCGTTGTTCGCCCCGTATAACGCCTTGATGTACCTGTTCTCCGGGGTGCCGTCCAAACCTTACCTGGACCGTGAGCGCTTTCCCGAGCTTGATGTGCTCAAAGACAACTGGGAAGTGATCCGCGAAGAGGCCATGCACCTGTTCGACGAGGGTTACATCCGCGCTGCCGAGAAAGACAACGATGCCGGCTTCGGTTCGTTCTTCAAGAAGGGCTGGAAGCGTTTCTACCTGAAGTGGTACGACAAGGCCTTGCCGTCGGCCGAAGCACTCTGCCCCAAGACTGTCGAACTGGTTAACAGCATCCCCAATGTCAAAGGCGCGATGTTCGCCCTGCTGCCCGGAGGCAGCCACCTGAACCCGCACCGCGACCCCTTTGGCGGTTCCCTGCGCTATCACCTGGGCCTGTCGACGCCAAACTCCGACAACTGCCGGATTTATGTCGATGGTCAGGCGTATGCCTGGCGCGATGGTGAGGACGTGATGTTCGATGAAACCTATGTGCACTGGGTGAAGAACGAAACCGAGACTACCCGGGTGATTCTGTTCTGCGACGTCGAGCGCCCACTCAACAGCCCGTGGATGACTCGCATCAACCGTAAGGTCAGTGCCTTCCTCGGCCGCGCTACGGCACCGCAGAATACCGATGACGAACGGGTGGGTGGGATCAACCAGGCCTACGCTTGGAGCAAGCGCTTCAGCAATGTCATTAGCAGCCAGGTCAAGCAGTTCAAACGTGCCAATCCGAAGGCTTACCGGGTATTGCGCCCGGTGCTGGCTGGGGTGGTGGCTTACCTGTTGTATCGCTGGCTGTTTTGA